One genomic window of Cricetulus griseus strain 17A/GY chromosome 3, alternate assembly CriGri-PICRH-1.0, whole genome shotgun sequence includes the following:
- the Bnip3 gene encoding BCL2/adenovirus E1B 19 kDa protein-interacting protein 3 isoform X2, which produces MSQSGEENLQGSWVELHFSNGNGSSVPASVSIYNGDMEKILLDAQHESGRSSSKSSHCDSPPRSQTPQDINRAETDSHSFGEKNSTLSEEDYIERRREVESILKKNSDWIWDWSSRPENIPPKEFLFKHPKRTTTLSMRNTSVMKKGGIFSADFLKVFLPSLLLSHLLAIGLGIYIGRRLTTSTSTF; this is translated from the exons ATGTCGCAGAGCGGGGAGGAGAACCTGCAGG gctCCTGGGTAGAACTGCACTTCAGCAATGGGAATGGGAGCAGTGTACCAGCCTCCGTCTCTATTTATAATGGTGACATGGAAAAAATACTGCTAGATGCCCAGCATGAATCTGGACGAAGTAGCTCCAAGAGTTCTCACTGTGACAG TCCACCTCGATCCCAGACACCACAAGATATCAACAGAGCTGAAACAGACAGCCACAGCTTTGGAGAGAAAAACAGCACTCTG TCTGAGGAAGATTACAttgaaagaagaagagaagttGAAAGCATCTTGAAGAAAAACTCAGATTGGATATGGGATTGGTCAAGTCGGCCAGAAAACATCCCCCCCAA AGAGTTCCTTTTTAAACACCCGAAGCGCACAACTACTCTCAGCATGAGAAACACCAGCGTTATGAAGAAAGGGGGTATTTTCTCAGCAGACTTTCTGAAGGTTTTCCTTCCGTCTCTGTTGCTGTCTCATCTGCTGGCCATTGGATTGGG GATCTATATTGGGAGACGCCTGACAACTTCCACTAGCACCTTTTGA